The segment CTGGCAAATGTTAAGTAAATTGTTTTGACGTTCTGACGTTACTGTGACCCGCCATGACGGCTCATATTTTCTGTTAAATCTAATGCTAATTTCATGACTTTGcaaacatatatgtatgtacgcaCAAAAGTATAAAGATGAATAACGTTATGAAAGTTTGAAACCCAGATTCAACAAAAAGACCTCAAATCTCGCCCCCTATTGACTTTGTATTAAAACGTCAACCATGCATTTTCACCGGTTTTAAAGACTAATAACTTTCTTAATATTTGTCACAGGAAAAATAATACGTATATCACTAGAACAGTCTTTCAAATATCTGTCCGACAATGCTGGTTTGTgtgattaatatatatatatatatatatatacatgggATTTTAAACAGTGGGCAAAACAACGACAGTCTTCCGGGTTGACACTTACCTTTCCTCCGATCCGCACTTGGGCCTGAAGTTTGACCAATTTTTCTTGATTCATCTTTTCACCTGCGTCTTTTCACAACACGTAGCTGAGGCCAGACGACAAATGACCACATTATTTGAatgcatgtccaactgttcaaatGAGTATTTAGTTGgttttaacacaaacacacagcaccTGTAAGGGAGCTGTTAGCTCCGCCTTAGCGTAGctcgacaacaacaacacaaaacatacacaaaaacgtCACATAAGCGATACCACACGTTCTCGAACATTGTAATGTGTTAATTCTCAAACCTTTAAAGTTTCCACGGAGGCGTGCGGGGTTTACGAGAAGATTTAGCTAATGAGGAATACGTGTTTATTAGTCACAAAATTGATGTATTGTGGCTTTGTCCTCTTCCTCGTTGCGACGAACTCGAGGCGTGTGCAAGCGGTGCTGCCATCGTCCGGACGATTCTGGTATCACATCAACAGACGCCCTTAGCCCCAAGACTGCTTGCTACATGCGTACATcctaataaattagaatatggttttaaaaacacgtttttatttcagttgttcaatTCGGAAGGTTAATCACATatatagattcactacacacggggtaaaatatttctttatgtattttttattattattgtaattctGATGATTATGTTCTACACCAATGgttgtcaaacattttaaaccaaGTATCACTTCAAAAAACTCCAAGTACCAACATGATAACCAACACTGAAATGCAGTCATTTAGTACACCCGAAAACAAGGCAGGTTTttaattcctaaaaagtatgtacaaagtatatatatatatatatatatatatatatatatatatatatatatatatgctagcCGCTGTAAcattgcagtttgaacattaacatggcacccaaatataatattttaaaaaactttacTTAAATAAcagttcaattcaaatgtattacatttaGTTACATAAATCAAtgtgaataaaataaacatgaaaaatataagcgtttctaaatgattaaatgtaaatattttgttcttaaaagtaaaatacaactgaactgtaacaGGAGTacaagtgtactgtactggatttaaaaaagttGAAGTGACTGTAATTATGCACTTTGAGCATTTAATTCAATGGTTattttgtgtaccactagagggagcccacgtaccactcactgagaatcactgatctccAGCTAACCAAACCCCTCCCAAATTcaccagctgaagaaattagaatattacgtaagaaacaattattatttaaacatttaaattacatacaaattggccttctgaaaagtatccACCCATGTGTTCAAGGAATCTGTAGAATATATTGTATGacttgaatttgaattgaacaagtgaaataaatgaattactTTAGGACAGtgttttcccaacctttattgatccAAGTGACAGCATTCAcattaaaaaatctaaatataaatttttttatttatgtacagcactttgtttcagctaaaGTTGTTTGTGCTCAATAAGTTTAAATATGTCAACATAAACTGTTCGCCCTCACTAATGTTTTGCCATTTTATAGATGCAATTATTGTATTAGTCATTTAACAGTAAAAAAGTGTTAGGTGTTTTTGCCATCCACACTTTAATGACATATCAGCTGTAATTGTTATGAGTGTCGACTCGACCAtcacatattttaatatttatttttttattgactacAATCCACTGTATAGCAACACATTTGATCTTGTACAGGTGACTCAATAGTGATGACGATAGCCGCTTAAGCACATTAAGACAACGGAtgacatactatatatataataatatatatgatGTATTACAGTAGTGTAATATGAACCTACTAATCCACAGACAGGTCCTGCTTGTCTCTAATTTGCATTCAAAAGGACAACCACACATTTAATAGTGAAAACGAGAAACTACACACGTCACACAACTGTAACAAACATGAATTAGCACAAGTTACTCCATTTAAATCACATACTAACGGACAAATtctgttgaatgctgttttcacCTTGACAATAATCCCCCGTCAACCTTCATTGCCTCTCCCCACTTTTTTCAGCCTTTCTTCCACACAGATAGCACCACGTGAAACAATTCGGTCTTAGAGTCGTCAGACAAACTGATGCGAGTGTTTTGCACTACTAAGCCGTCAAAGAGGCACGCTGGTGGGCCGAACTTGGAGTGGCTGGATCCAGAGCTTCGCAGGAAGCTGCGCTTCCAGCGCACAGGCTCCCTGGACTTGGACCTGAAGCATCGTTGCAACATGTGATAGAGTTTCTTCAGAACGGCCTTCCTCAGCAGGATGTAGACCCAAGGGTCCAGGATCTGGTTCCACGTGGCTATGCGCACCAGAAACAGAAGTTTGTCAGATGCTGGGTCATCATCGTCTTTGGAGGTGAGAAGGATGACGCGGGTCTGCACAAAGTAATACATAAAATAAGTCAATAGTGTAGAATAGCTAGTATATGACCCCCGCGGCCTCACGTTGACCTGTACCTTGTTACCCCAGAAAAGCACCTTATTCACAATGCAGTGTTACTGTAACACTAAATAATAacggtttgaagttttatttttttgtgaggcTACAGGGTTATGCTTGTGATGAGTGATTGACACCGCCGTGTTAGTCACGCCTTctaaatgtgtgaatgtgtttccacattttgtgaaagttttgttttgaaggcTTTTAACAGGATGTGACGCTGATGTTGCCCCAACTTGTCAGAGTGTTGTCGAGTAGACCGGGAGGCTTGTttattgccttgagttgttTAAAAAAGCTTGCGTTGTGAAATACGCCACACAATACAATTCAAGAAAGAACTCGTAGCAAAGTACGAAAATGTCTCCGCTCTCCGTTCTCCAGTCTTTCATATGCCATCAAGTcttcaataaaagtaaaagttGAATTTTCATTTATCCACTTCATTAGTCATTTATAGTTTTCTGTATGTAAAACTATAGTTAttctccccaaaaaatgtttgttgttgttgttaatatttCTGGGTGCCTGAGACAGATAATTttgatttccattattttctatgggaaatattgttttggttttcataAAATTCAGTTTTAGCCACACTTTCTGAACCGATTAATCAcgaaaaccgaggttccactgtatgtgccctggctcaataaaggttgacaAAACACTGGCCTAGGGTAATTCTGCTTACCAGTAAAGGCCCCCAGCAAACACAGGAAACCAGCATGATGGCCATCAACTGACAGATCATCTCAATGTGGTAAGATGTTCCTCTGCTGTGATGCTTGCGGTGAATAGTGGACAACAGCAGAAAGCAGCTGGTCACGGTATTGCAAATGATAGAGAAGAGCAGGGCCAGCAAGCCCAACAAGGCGAAGAGCAGAGGCAGGAACACATCCAGCCTGTCATCGGGCTCGTCCAAATTGTAAAAGCACCAGCTCCTGGAGCTCTGCAACCTGTAGGACCTCCTAAGCACCACCGGCAGCGCAGCCACCAGGGCGGCCAGGAGCCAGATGACAGACAGCAGCTTATTCGTGTGGCGGAAGGCTAACCCAGTGGAGTGGTAAAAGGGCTTGGTGACCCCGATGCAGCGCTCTATCGCCATGGTGCTCCCCAGGAACAGGGGGCTCAGACCGAAGAAGACCAAGGTCGCGCCAAAGAGGTTGCACACTCTCCCGTGGGGGTCGAACGTTTCCCAATGCTTGCGCAAGCTGTAGACGTAAAGCACCACGGAGCCATTGACCAGGTGGCCCAGCAGGTCCGTGACCACCAGGCTGGTGGCGAACACGGAGAAGGGCGCCTTGGATTTCGGTGGCATGCGTTTGGAGGATTTGAGCAGGATGAAGAAGGCCAGGCTGTTGGACAGGATACCGACGGTCATGGAGACAACCGAAGCGGTCACCGACAAATCCTTCTCCACACAGGTCATGTTTGTGGGCGTGGCCTCCGTCCAGCTGCTCAGATCAGCGCTCTCACTGGTTGACATTGTGGAGATTAAAGCTGGAACATAGCATGCTATTTTGATTAAAACAGCTCCCCCGAAAAATACTAAATATCATAATTGTACAATGATCCAATGAATCCAcctcttaactcattcactgccagccattttcaaagcagagttccccatctTGCCAGGCGTTTTACAGCATTTTGGCTGATCTATcaaaaatattgtgttctgttaCAATAAACACTGTTTTCTGACCCAAAAATGGAGtaaacaagctttttgtcaaaatatttatgtcaagcagaacagtgactttgatgagTAGTTTTTGATTTTGTGACACCTCGGACAATAAAATAAGACTgaaaaagggcttttgatggcaaaataatttatttacagaaatTCAACTGTGAGCAGCGCTGACTATGCTTGGCTCGAGTTGAACATCTGGCTTCTTTACATGGTGTACGCTATTCACTTCCTGAactgcatcatcttttcttACAATcgtgacacacactttctacgaACTACCATGACACATACTTTCTTATCTATAAGTCAAGTGCCTTAACTTGTCCAAACCGAAACTGTATTGGcatctctccctcataatcgacctgacaagccgagattcaccccctaatctttatcttcaacaCAAAACCTGTGCtcgctgaaaaacacacacatgccgaATATTTTCTTTGGTGGCTTCAAACGGTTGGATTCCGGTTGACAAATATAAACGTCCACAGCAAGGAATGAGTTAGTACCACCGCTATAAAGTCACAAATATAAAAACCATTGATACTGtgcaaaactgaaaaataacaGCATGCAACTGCGCCACGTACATCAGCACCACACCGCCACAATGGATTTGAGATAAAATGTGTAATATGATTAAAGTGTATACTTTCATCTTTAATTCAATGGGTTTCACAAATAGCAATTACCATTTAGGAATTTTCGCCATTTTGTGCAGAGTGCCTCCATTTTCAGGGGTTCCAAAGTACTTGGACCTTTTGGACATGCAAAAGGTTAATTGGCCAGGTGCATTCCTTTCTTAATTCAAGACAAATGGCACAGGAAATCGAGTTGGTATTTGACATCTCTGTGAACGAAACTACCCGTATGAAGACCAGGGAGATCTCAATGCAAGTGGAGGAGCACATCATTAGACTAAAAAACGAATTAAAAACATCTACAAAAGCAATAGTAAAAACAGTAGACGTGACCAAatagcacatttaaaaaaagaaagattgaTTTTGTGACAGCCTGACTGAAGTGACAAAATGAATTGTGAGGTGTATAGCGCTATACTCAGCTCACATTCAATCTAATGATACAAAACTGATGGGGTGACTATGACTAATGGTCCTAAAAATACTATGAAAGAAACTCAAGACTTTTTGAAAACATAGAAATTGGATATTCTTCATTGGCTAAGTCAGTGACATGATCGAAACCCAATAGAGTATGCTTTTCACTTCAGACACAAATGAGAGCAGCAAACAAGCAAAAAGTGAAGGTGTTGCATTCTGGAACTCAGAATGTGGTGATGTCCACAGACTCCAGTAAGTCTTAGTATTAAAAGAATCGTCCTAAGTCAACTGGCATAGACTCCTGATATTGACAGGCACATTATGGACTTTTTGGATGTTGAAAAATCTTACCTGAGCCTTGTTACCTCATGTCATGAAGCTTCTGCTTTTCTGTGCTGTCAGTAAGCCAGCTTTGCTTCCTTCGATGTTACTTATGAGGCAAAGATGTGCTGTCTCCTCACTCCAGCtgctgatggaaaaaaaaaaaaaaaaaaaaacggctcaGTGCTCTCCGTCAGACATGCGCGTCCTCCTTCGGCGATGGCTCCTCCAAGCAAAATAATGGAGCGTTACACACACAACCTCACACAcgtttgtgagtgtgtttgcgtgtttgtgggtgtgtttgTTTGGTTCACCCAAAAGTCTCATTTGTCTGTGG is part of the Phyllopteryx taeniolatus isolate TA_2022b chromosome 7, UOR_Ptae_1.2, whole genome shotgun sequence genome and harbors:
- the ptgfr gene encoding prostaglandin F2-alpha receptor, with the translated sequence MSTSESADLSSWTEATPTNMTCVEKDLSVTASVVSMTVGILSNSLAFFILLKSSKRMPPKSKAPFSVFATSLVVTDLLGHLVNGSVVLYVYSLRKHWETFDPHGRVCNLFGATLVFFGLSPLFLGSTMAIERCIGVTKPFYHSTGLAFRHTNKLLSVIWLLAALVAALPVVLRRSYRLQSSRSWCFYNLDEPDDRLDVFLPLLFALLGLLALLFSIICNTVTSCFLLLSTIHRKHHSRGTSYHIEMICQLMAIMLVSCVCWGPLLTRVILLTSKDDDDPASDKLLFLVRIATWNQILDPWVYILLRKAVLKKLYHMLQRCFRSKSREPVRWKRSFLRSSGSSHSKFGPPACLFDGLVVQNTRISLSDDSKTELFHVVLSVWKKG